Proteins from one Anthonomus grandis grandis chromosome 8, icAntGran1.3, whole genome shotgun sequence genomic window:
- the LOC126739755 gene encoding eukaryotic translation initiation factor 3 subunit G-like, with amino-acid sequence MHATEEVKSSWADEVEQEGVLPSPTEVFENGLKVVTEYKWDGDKKFKVVRTYKIEKCLVPKSIALRKLWKKFGECAGDKRGPNPATTIIGEDVYVQFVSSKEEDNKPEDDALDKLKISGVKNAFKCRTCGGDHWTTKCPWKDTMYAGGKIPDDKKPAPVAEPTKPTTSKYIPPSLRDGDKKSEGFNMGRRDDNYCAIRISNISDSTTETDLEELVKPFGPIHKIYLAKDKQTGNCKGFAFIHFKFKSDAAKAIMRLNGHGYDHLILSVDWSKPINSN; translated from the coding sequence ATGCACGCCACCGAAGAAGTGAAGTCCAGTTGGGCGGACGAGGTTGAACAAGAAGGAGTCCTACCTAGTCCCACTGAAGTCTTTGAAAACGGCCTGAAGGTCGTGACAGAATACAAGTGGGACGGcgataaaaaattcaaagtagTCCGAACGTACAAGATCGAAAAATGTCTGGTACCGAAATCGATCGCGTTAAGAAAACTTTGGAAAAAATTCGGAGAGTGTGCCGGTGACAAACGCGGTCCCAATCCGGCCACCACAATTATCGGAGAAGATGTTTATGTGCAATTCGTCTCCAGTAAAGAAGAGGACAACAAGCCCGAAGATGACGCCCtcgacaaattaaaaatatctggggttaaaaatgcttttaagtgTCGTACCTGCGGTGGTGACCATTGGACCACCAAGTGTCCGTGGAAAGACACCATGTATGCGGGTGGTAAAATCCCTGATGATAAAAAACCAGCACCTGTAGCGGAACCGACCAAACCAACTACATCCAAGTACATCCCTCCGAGTCTCAGAGACGGCGACAAAAAATCGGAGGGTTTTAACATGGGCAGAAGGGACGACAATTATTGCGCCATACGGATTTCGAACATTAGCGATTCGACCACTGAAACTGACTTGGAGGAGTTGGTGAAACCGTTTGGACccattcataaaatttatttggccAAAGATAAGCAAACGGGGAATTGTAAGGGATTTGCTTTTATTCATTTCAAGTTTAAAAGCGATGCTGCGAAGGCCATCATGAGATTGAACGGACACGGTTATGACCATTTGATTTTGTCTGTTGATTGGTCTAAGCCTATAAACAGTAATTAG